The nucleotide sequence ATCGGCCTCAAGGAGAACGTGATCATCGGTAAGCTCATCCCGGCCGGTACGGGCCTGTCCCGCTACCGCAACATCCGGGTCGAGCCGACCGAGGAGGCGAAGGCCGCGATGTACTCGGCCGTCGGTTACGACGACATCGACTACTCGCCCTTCGGCACGGGCTCCGGCCAGGCGGTTCCGCTGGAGGACTACGACTACGGTCCGTACAACCAGTAAGTCCCGATCCGCTCGCAGGGCGGTCGCCCCCATGGTGGGGTGGCCGCCCTGCGGCGTTTCCGGACGGCTCGGCCGGGGGGCGAAAGTCGAGTAGCCCATTTCCGGCGTGTCGGGGCGCTGTGCATTTGTTTTGACCGAAGTCGATGAGGTAGGTACGCTCAGACCTTGTGCCTGGGGTGTGCCCGGGTCCTTGCGTGTGCGCCCCCAGCCTTCGGCGGGGAGGTGCCTCAGCATGCGAGGGGCCGAGGTGTCGACACCAACAATCCGCACTCTCCGAACATTCGCAGAGGGCTGCGGTGCGCGACACACCCGACCGCGTGGGTCGGAGAAGCCTCAGGTTAGCTTTATCGAGATCGGCACACAGAAACCGGAGAAACGGTGCCTACGATCCAGCAGCTGGTCCGCAAGGGCCGGCAGGACAAGGTCGAGAAGAACAAGACCCCCGCCCTCGCGGGGTCGCCGCAGCGCCGTGGGACATGCACTCGCGTGTTCACCACGACGCCGAAGAAGCCGAACTCGGCGCTCCGCAAGGTCGCGCGTGTCCGGCTGAGCAGTGGGATCGAGGTCACCGCCTACGTCCCGGGTGAGGGGCACAACCTGCAGGAGCACTCCATCGTG is from Streptomyces hygroscopicus and encodes:
- a CDS encoding 30S ribosomal protein S12, which encodes MPTIQQLVRKGRQDKVEKNKTPALAGSPQRRGTCTRVFTTTPKKPNSALRKVARVRLSSGIEVTAYVPGEGHNLQEHSIVLVRGGRVKDLPGVRYKIIRGSLDTQGVKNRKQARSRYGAKKEK